In Castanea sativa cultivar Marrone di Chiusa Pesio chromosome 6, ASM4071231v1, a single window of DNA contains:
- the LOC142641259 gene encoding uncharacterized protein LOC142641259 → MGNCLSNKSLAQEEEVPKEAEVVEQTKPSTASKLEPVKLVDGDQKKKKKKVVRFKLQEDDINVGTSSEGDSRSGVVRIRVVVTQKELKQILDCKEGLKYSSVEQLVNALKLRGRKISEVRTSDEGINSNWRPALESIPEDH, encoded by the coding sequence ATGGGAAATTGCTTAAGTAATAAGAGCTTAGCACAAGAAGAAGAGGTGCCAAAGGAAGCAGAAGTGGTTGAACAAACAAAGCCGTCTACAGCATCCAAGTTAGAGCCAGTGAAGCTTGTTGATGGggatcagaagaagaagaagaagaaggtggtaaGGTTCAAGCTCCAAGAAGATGATATTAATGTTGGTACAAGCAGTGAAGGTGATTCTAGAAGTGGGGTTGTGAGGATTAGAGTGGTGGTGACCCAGAAAGAGTTGAAACAAATTTTGGATTGTAAGGAGGGCTTAAAGTATTCTTCTGTGGAGCAATTGGTAAATGCATTGAAGTTGAGAGGAAGGAAGATTTCTGAAGTTAGAACAAGTGATGAAGGCATAAATAGCAATTGGAGGCCAGCTTTGGAGAGCATTCCAGAGGACCATTGA